A region of Dictyostelium discoideum AX4 chromosome 1 chromosome, whole genome shotgun sequence DNA encodes the following proteins:
- the vps26 gene encoding vacuolar protein sorting-associated protein 26, with protein sequence MNFFSNNFGTPCNVEFELDNCQNRKTIEVTQDKGKTEKLFVFIGNEPVSGKVSINIKEKTKKIEHTGIRVEFVGQIELFYDRGNHYEFTSLVRELAPAGELTENKTFSYDFSNVEKQYESYNGTNVRLRYFVRLTIGRSFASNIVKEYDIWVINFVKPPESNSNIKMEVGIEDCLHIEFEYNKSKYHLKDVIIGKIYFLLVRIKIKYMEIALIKRESTGSGPNVFNESETLTKFEIMDGAPVRGESIPVRLFLSVFDLTPTYRSVHNKFSVKYFLNLALVDEDDKKYFKQQEITLWRRGVTKPGLPGSTNNNNNNNTSNTNNTNTPQQKVTESQNEVPEPENNSSDESD encoded by the exons ATG aacttttttagtaataattttggtACACCATGCaatgttgaatttgaattggataactGCCAAAACAGAAAGACCATAGAAGTTACCCAAGATAAAGGTAAAACTGAAAAGTTATTTGTTTTCATTGGTAACGAACCAGTGTCTGGTAAAGTTTCAATCAAtatcaaagaaaaaacaaagaaaattgAACATACAGGTATTAGAGTTGAATTTGTAGGTCAAATTG aattattttatgATAGAGGTAATCATTATGAATTTACATCATTAGTACGTGAATTAGCACCAGCAGGAGAATTAACAGAAAACAAAACATTTTCAtatgatttttcaaatgttGAAAAACAATATGAATCATATAATGGTACCAACGTTCGTCTTAGATATTTTGTTAGATTAACAATTGGAAGATCATTTGCCTCGAACATTGTAAAGGAATACGATATTTGGGTAATCAATTTTGTAAAACCACCCGAAAGTAACAGTAATATTAAGATGGAAGTAGGTATCGAAGATTGTCTTCACATTGAATTCGAATACAACAAATCAAAATACCATTTGAAGGATGTTATCATTGGTAAAATTTATTTCCTTTTAGttagaattaaaatcaaatatatgGAAATTGCACTCATTAAAAGAGAATCAACTGGTTCAGGTCCAAACGTTTTTAATGAAAGTGAAACTTTaactaaatttgaaattatggATGGTGCACCAGTTAGAG gtgAATCTATTCCTGTTAGACTTTTCTTATCAGTATTTGATCTCACACCAACCTATAGAAGTGTACATAATAAGTTTTCTGTTAAATATTTCCTCAATCTTGCACTtgttgatgaagatgataaaaaatactttaaaCAACAAGAAATTACACTTTGGAGAAGAGGTGTAACTAAACCAGGCTTACCTGGCTCAactaacaacaacaataacaacaatactTCAAACACCAACAATACCAATACACCACAACAAAAAGTAACCGAATCTCAAAATGAAGTACCAGAACCAGAAAATAACTCTTCCGATGAAAgtgattaa
- a CDS encoding centrosomal protein 103 kDa: protein MGIDNKKIVDELNESTSSSSSSSSSTSIKHVIDKVLIRSTNTTTISPNLKSSKKPKKTILDNKKDSEDLFEQPDQLETNVSSTISYLIESKKKLFNQVQIELDKSSNKKIGIINLQNDIKTLEIEKEEAIKRIKDAEDGIINRIEKTVSFDRELRSRLSSIESVINIIEYFEHYNHLLQQYQQEIKSQQFISATNTFIKMSDWFNQSNNQPYELSMILSAPTQQPRIIPSIKDQLKKRKNQLKSTLLESFTNSIIITSNFEIQLFQIENNNKKYQSSSSSSQSYTVDLIQSLELLGLFNHTITSFTSTLFQSFLQPIIKKLNSLVQDDNYFINKINKQQQQQRNLYKEEEIDNGELICFKFCENDDNNNNNNIGKIITIPMIYEFIIKLFEFLKRNLFGSSNEEIIKKFGQEIWSDLSQCILDELLKYRIPKDINQLNQYHSTIKNSTIDFESKITNDILFLTNNNNIINSSLSSSSSSSKIIKTNQLTEFVNNIEFHYSERKRMLLLSKAREIILKDRYQSIQSNDSILFSNCNINNNNNNNNNNNNNNNNNNNNNNNNNNNNNNNNSICTIQGYYFENRLILESTNSLLSLCISTLKESKNDSNISFQSCRDIFDIYQAIYLKHHISKLEKVPTLACLFYNSCLFFSHCFLILSIENNNNNNNNNDNNNKNEIFTFIDFSNKFKEIGNIFFSKYIREQLKWILSFLENTEFSNRLENTKDQLVFSKIQNNFTNMNNELNRLSCIWKDVFPREDYFELISKFSESIIATIIKMILKLQNIEMVETQKLSELISSLYPVFIRFFIFNGESEDLHKNRMKLVKSWKKFWQIKMVLELPLSEIVALYNKGHLNKLSNNELRLLILSIFDDFDLKTQFLSQLNKQIQQQSKQ from the exons ATGGGCATcgataataaaaagatagttgatgaattaaatgaatcaacatcatcatcatcgtcatcatcatcgtcaacCTCAATAAAACATGTTattgataaagttttaataagatcaacaaacacaacaacaatatcaccaaatttaaaatcttcaaaGAAACccaaaaaaactattttggataataaaaaagattcagAAGATTTATTTGAACAACCAGACCAATTAGAAACAAATGTTTCCTCAACAATttcatatttaattgaatcaaag aaaaaactatttaatcAAGTTCAAATTGAATTagataaatcatcaaataaaaaaattggtattataaatttacaaaatgatattaaaacatTAGAGATTGAAAAAGAGGAAGCTATTAAACGAATTAAAGATGCAGAAGATGGTATAATCAATAGAATTGAAAAGACAGTTTCATTCGATAGAGAATTAAGATCAAGATTATCATCAATCGAGAGtgtaattaatataattgaatattttgaacATTACAATCACCTAttacaacaatatcaacaagaGATTAAAAGTCAACAATTTATATCAGCAACCAACACATTCATTAAAATGTCTGATTGGTTCAATCAATCAAACAATCAACCCTATGAATTATCAATGATTCTATCAGCACCAACTCAACAACCAAGAATTATACCATCAATTaaagatcaattaaaaaaaagaaagaatcaattaaaatcaacattATTAGAATCTtttacaaattcaattattataacttcaaattttgaaattcaattatttcaaattgaaaataataataaaaaatatcaatcatcatcatcttcatcacaATCTTATACAGTAGatttaattcaatcattagaattattaGGTTTATTTAATCATACAATTACTTCATTTACATCTACTTtatttcaatcatttttacaaccaattataaagaaattaaattcattagtTCAAgatgataattattttattaataaaataaataaacaacaacaacaacaaagaaaCCTATATAAGGAagaagaaattgataatggtgaattaatttgttttaaattttgtgaaaatgatgataataataataataataatatagggaaaataataactattCCAATGATTTATGAGtttataatcaaattatttgaatttttaaaaagaaatttatttgGATCGTCAaatgaagaaattattaaaaaatttggacAAGAGATTTGGAGTGATCTATCTCAATGTATATtggatgaattattaaaatatagaataccaaaagatataaatcaattaaatcaatatcattcaactataaaaaattcaacaattgattttgaatcaaaaattacgaatgatattttatttttaacaaataataataatattatcaattcatcattatcatcatcatcgtcatcatcaaaaattataaaaaccaATCAATTAAcagaatttgtaaataatattgaattccATTATTctgaaagaaaaagaatgttACTTTTATCAAAAGCTAgagaaattatattaaaagatagatatcaatcaattcaatcaaatgattcaattttattttcaaattgtaatataaataataataataataataataataataataataataataataataataataataataataataataataataataataataataataataataattcaatttgcACAATTCAAGGATATTATTTCGAAAATAGATTAATATTAGAATCAactaattcattattatcattatgtatttcaacattaaaagaatcaaaaaatGATAGTAATATATCATTTCAAAGTTGTAGAGATATTTTTGACATTTATCAAGCAATCTATTTAAAACATCATATTTCtaaattagaaaaagtaCCAACTTTAGcatgtttattttataatagttGTTTATTCTTTTCTCATtgctttttaattttatcaattgaaaataataataataataataataataatgataataataataaaaatgaaatatttacattcattgatttttcaaataaatttaaagaaattggtaatatattttttagtaAATATATTAGAGAACAATTGAAATggatattatcatttttagagAATACGGAATTTTCAAATCGTTTAGAGAATACTAAAGATCAATTAGTGTTTagtaaaattcaaaataatttcacaaatatgaataatgaattaaatagaTTATCATGTATTTGGAAGGACGTTTTCCCAAGAGaagattattttgaattaatttcaaaattctcTGAATCAATCATAGCAACCATTATAaagatgattttaaaattacaaaatattgaaatggTAGAAACTCAAAAATTATCTGAATTAATATCTTCACTATATCCAGTTTTCATtagatttttcattttcaatggtGAATCTGAAGATTTACATAAGAATAGAATGAAATTAGTTAAAAGTTGGAAAAAGTTTTGGCAAATTAAAATGGTATTAGAATTACCATTAAGTGAAATAGTTGCACTCTATAATAAAGGTCatctaaataaattatcaaataatgaattaagaTTATTAATCTTAAGtatttttgatgattttgatttaaaaactCAATTCTTatcacaattaaataaacaaattcaacaacaatctaaacaataa
- the maspS gene encoding aspartate-tRNA ligase yields MNRVILKDSKIFLNVLNKPIIKNKNCLSLLNITTSSTTSIIKNQQINQFNKRNFTNTINNNKNENINNKILNIIERSHSCGEITSKDIGKEVIIYGWINSLRNLGDNVFLVIRDGHGKVQCYVDLKQQCILKSSVPNIDINERNSIEENIKLFKLESIVSIKGKVIARPERMVNKNMSTGEIEISVDQLQLLNNCVDLPFTVEHDSTAVSEELRLKYRYVDLRRDKVQSNIRLRSKVAMAARNYLINQQFIEVETPTLFRPTPEGAREYLVPTRHQGQFYSLPQSPQQYKQLLMVGGIDRYFQLARCYRDEDLRSDRQPEFTQIDMELSFVNTQMIYRIIEGLVKTLWKEAGFNIDYEFPFYTYEQVLSTYGIDKPDTRYDMKLVDITDCFNKDETNINLFKNALSQASNNFKESKPVIKCIKLDQVLPTLKSKHLDQITTESNSIITVQIKSNNEWKSLISKSISEQEKTLITERMNLKEGDVLLISVGPRFQVESTLGKTRIYCANLLKELNLLKLDPQQFNFLWVVDFPLFTPSDYMNEQSALLSTHHPFTAPHPEDIDLLLNPLSTPSDYSKIRGQHYDIVINGVELGGGSIRIHNSDVQLRVLEKVLKLEPHMVQRFNHLLTALSMGCPPHGGIALGFDRLCSLLVNSNSIRDVIAFPKTSGGKELMTSSPATVTKSELDELFLIQK; encoded by the coding sequence atgaatcgagtaatattaaaagattctaaaatatttttaaatgttttaaataaaccaataattaaaaacaaaaattgtttatcattattaaatatcaCAACTTCATCAACCACAtcgataataaaaaatcaacaaattaatcaatttaataaaagaaattttacaaataccataaataataataaaaatgaaaatataaataataaaattttaaatattattgaaaGAAGTCATTCATGTGGTGAAATTACAAGTAAAGATATTGGTAAAGAAGTTATAATTTATGGTTGGATTAATTCATTAAGAAATTTAGGAGATAACGTATTTTTAGTGATTAGAGATGGACATGGTAAAGTTCAATGTTATGTtgatttaaaacaacaatgtatattaaaatcaagtGTTCCAAATATTGATATAAATGAGCGTAATAGTATTGAAGAGAatattaaactttttaaattagaATCAATTGTTTCAATTAAAGGTAAAGTTATAGCAAGACCAGAACGTATGGTAAATAAGAATATGTCAACtggtgaaattgaaatttcagtTGACCAATTACAATTGTTGAATAATTGTGTGGATTTACCATTTACAGTGGAACATGATTCAACTGCGGTATCTGAGGAATTAAGATTAAAGTATCGTTATGTTGATTTGAGAAGAGACAAAGTTCAAAGTAATATCAGATTAAGATCAAAGGTAGCAATGGCAGCAAGAAACTATTTAATCAATCAACAATTCATTGAAGTTGAAACACCAACACTCTTTAGACCAACACCAGAGGGTGCAAGAGAGTATTTGGTGCCAACCAGACACCAAGGCCAATTCTACAGCTTGCCACAGTCACCCCAACAATATAAACAGTTACTTATGGTAGGTGGTATTGACAGATATTTCCAATTGGCACGTTGTTATCGTGATGAAGATTTACGTTCAGATAGACAACCTGAATTCACTCAAATCGATATGGAACTTTCATTTGTAAATACTCAAATGATTTATCGTATCATTGAAGGATTGGTTAAAACACTTTGGAAAGAGGCTGGTTTCAACATTGACTATGAGTTCCCATTCTACACCTATGAGCAAGTTCTATCAACCTATGGTATTGATAAGCCTGACACTCGTTATGACATGAAACTCGTCGATATTACAGACTGTTTCAATAAGGATGAAACTAATATtaatctatttaaaaatgcaTTATCTCAAGCATCaaacaatttcaaagaaTCTAAACCTGTCATTAAATGCATAAAATTAGATCAAGTTTTACCAACTTTAAAATCCAAACATCTTGATCAAATCACTACagaatcaaattcaataatcACTGtacaaattaaatcaaataatgaatggaaatctttaatttcaaagagTATATCGGAACAAGAAAAGACTTTAATCACTGAAagaatgaatttaaaagaaggtgatgttttattaattagtgTTGGTCCAAGATTCCAAGTTGAATCAACACTTGGTAAAACTAGAATTTATTGTGCAAATCTATTAAAAGagttgaatttattaaaattagatcCACAACAATTCAATTTCTTGTGGGTTGTAGATTTCCCATTATTCACTCCATCAGATTACATGAATGAACAATCAGCACTATTATCAACCCATCATCCATTCACAGCTCCTCATCCAGAGGATATTGATCTATTGTTAAATCCATTATCAACTCCATCTGATTATTCAAAGATTAGAGGCCAACATTATGATATCGTTATAAATGGTGTTGAATTGGGTGGTGGCTCAATTCGTATTCATAACTCTGATGTACAATTACGTGTTTTAGaaaaagtattaaaattGGAACCACACATGGTCCAACGTTTCAATCATCTTTTAACTGCACTTTCAATGGGTTGTCCACCACATGGTGGTATTGCTTTAGGTTTTGATCGTTTATGTTCACTATTagtaaattcaaattcaattcgTGATGTTATTGCTTTTCCAAAAACTTCTGGTGGTAAAGAATTAATGACTTCTTCACCTGCTACTGTTACAAAATCTGAATTagatgaattatttttaattcaaaaataa